Within the uncultured Draconibacterium sp. genome, the region AAATCTTTTGGGACACATTATTTTATCATTGGTACTTTTGCTATTAACAGGGGAGGATTAATACCAATCTTGTTAAACTTCCAACTTCGCATTCCGGTCATCTAACCGTTTTAGCATGAAACACAAACAGGAATTAACAACAAAATCATATTTCGTTAGCCGTTTCAGGGAACTTTCTACTTCCTTCCTGTTTTGGCAAATGCAGGATATTGCCTGGGAACACGCCGAAAAATTAGGCCTTGGGTTTGATAATCTCCAAAAGGAAAAACAATTTTGGGTATTATCGCGCCTGCTGGTTAAAATAAAACGGCGCCCGCAATGGGGCGAGAAATTTACAGTTGAAACCTGGCCTGCCGGAATTGATGGATTGCTGGCACTTCGCGACATTCATTTTATTGATGCCAACGGCGAAAGTATAATTAAAGCTACCACCAGTTGGCTGGTGCTCGACCAAAAAACCAAACGAATTGTAAAACTGGAACTGGGCTCCATTCCGTTACACGAAGAACGCGTTCTGGAAACAAATGCCGGTAAAGTAAAGCCGGTAAAATCGGAAGAAGAAGTGTTTTTTAGCCCGGTGCTTTTTAACGAAATCGACGTTAACCAGCATTTTAACAGCGGACGCTATCTCGAACGTATTATCGACAGCTACGATTTTGATTTCCACGAACAGAATGAGCTCACCGAATTTGAGGTGAATTTTGTAAAAGAAGGCATTCAAAACGACCGGTTGGGAATTAAGAAACAAATTCTGGATAAAAATAATCATATTTGTAGTGTTGTTCGCGAAAGCGACGGAGCCGATTTGATCCGCGCCCGACTAGTTTGGAGCCCGCGGAAACAGACTTAAAACAAAAACAGTTCTAAAAAAATATCACAGTCTCTTTTTCTTTTAGGAATAAGTAAGATGAAATGATCAAAAAAAAATCAGGCAATTTCAAACGTTTGCATTGATTTTTAGCAGCTTATTTTGAATTATTTATACTAACAAAAGCCAATAATTAAAGATTTATTAAGGCAACAATACTTAAAGGGAAATGAAGAGATTACTATTGATTTTTGTGCTCGCCGTCGGCACATTCTTTAGCCAGGCTGAAGAAATTACTTCTCCGAACGGAAAAATGAAACTTACCTTTGATTTAACAAATGGAACGCCGGTCTATCAACTTCAACTGGAAGACAAAACAATCATCAAATCCAGCAAACTTGGGCTCGAATTAAGAGATGCGGAATCACTGTTAAGCGGGTTTACCGTTTCCGACAGTAAAACTTCCACTTTCGATGAAACATGGAAACCGGTTTGGGGCGAACAAAGCGAGATTCGTAACCACTACAACGAACTGGAGGTTACTTTATACCAGTCGGCCACCAACCGGAAAATGATCATCCGTTTCCGTGTTTTTAACGACGGAATTGGTTTTCGTTATGAATTTCCGGAACAGGAAAACCTGGTTTATTTTGTGGTGAAAGACGAACGCACCGAGTTCGCAATGGACGGCGACCACACTGCATTCTGGATTCCTGGCGATTACGACACGCAGGAATACGATTACACCAAATCGAAGTTATCAGAAATTCGTGGATTGATGGAAAAGGCAATTACGCCAAATACATCGCAAACGCCAATCTCGGCCACCGCTGTACAAACTGCTTTAATGATGAAAACCGACGGTGGTTATTACATCAACCTCCACGAAGCTGCGTTGAAAGATTATTCGTGCATGCACCTCGAGTTAGATGATAAAAAGATGGTTTTTAAATCGGTTCTAACACCCGATGCACAAGGAAACATGGCCTACATGCAGGCTCCTTGTACAACGCCGTGGCGAACGGTTATTGCCGGTAAAAAAGCTGGCGATATTCTGCTTTCAAATATCACACTTAATTTGAATGAACCTTGTGCATACGAAAATACCGACTGGATTAAACCGGTGAAATATGTTGGCGTTTGGTGGGAAATGATCACCGGAAAAAGTTCGTGGGCATACACCAATGTGCCAAGTGTAAAACTGGGTGAAACTGATTATTCAAAAACTACTCCGAACGGAATTCATGCAGCAAACACTGAAGAAGTAAAAAAATACATTGATTTTGCCGCAGAAAATGGCTTGGATGCTGTTTTGGTAGAAGGCTGGAACGAAGGCTGGGAAGACTGGTTCAATAAATCGAAAGACTTTGTTTTTGACTTTGTTACGCCCTACCCCGATTTTGATGTTGCCGAATTGCGCGACTACGCAAAAAGCAAAAATGTACACCTGATGATGCACCACGAAACTTCAAGCTCGGTGCGTAACTACGAGCGCCATTTAGATACGGCCTACCAGTTTATGGCCAACAACAACTACAACTCGGTAAAAAGCGGTTATGTGGGCGATATAATTCCGCGTGGCGAATACCACTACGGACAATGGATGGTGAACCACTACTTATACGCAGTAAAAAAAGCTGCCGATTACAAAATTATGGTGAATGCGCACGAAGCAGTTCGCCCAACAGGTTTGTGCCGGACTTATCCCAACCTGATTGGTAACGAATCGGCGCGGGGGACCGAGTACGAAGCTTTTGGAGGAAACCATGTAGATCACACAACCATTCTTCCGTTTACACGTTTGATTGGTGGACCGATGGATTACACTCCGGGTATTTTCGAAACGCACGTTAGCGTGTACAATCCTGATAATAATTCGCAGGTTCGTACAACCATTGCGCGCCAGTTGGCATTGTATGTTACCATGTACAGTCCGCTGCAAATGGCTGCCGATTTGCCGACTACTTACGAGAAATATATGGATGCTTTCCAGTTCATAAAAGACGTGGCTCTTGATTGGGATAAGTCGTTGGTTTTGGAAGCAGAACCGGGTGATTACATTACTTACGCCCGAAAAGAAAAAGGAAGCGAAAACTGGTTTGTGGGGCGCACAAACGACGAAGAAGCCCGCACTTCGGAAATCAGTTTTGATTTTCTGAATCCTGATCAGAAATACATAGCAACGGTTTATGCCGATGCAAAAGATGCCGATTGGAAAACCAATCCACAAGCTTATGAGATCAATAAATACGTGGTTTCAAGCAAATCGGGATTAAAACAACAATGTGCTCCCGGTGGCGGTTATGCAATTAGCATAATTCCTGCCAATGACAAGTCGGAATTAAAAGGATTAAAGAAGCTATAGTTCCCAATAAAAGAGGATCTCAAAGTGAGATCCTCTTTTAAAAAAAGCCACCAACATTAGCTGGTGGCAAGATTATTCGTAGAACCAATTCCGGTCTCTCCGGAATTATATTTTGCTTTAGTTCTTCACTCATCGAAATACCTATCCGTTAGTAATGAGCCATAAGCAAAAGATTGAAGACAGTGAGTTACTTGTAACGTAATTTTAGTTGATCGATTAAAAAGGCATTATCTGCCGAGTATATGCCCGGACAAATTCTGCAATAGCTTTATTTTTTCGTTTTAGTAATACTCAACCGTCTTCCTAAAATTGAATTGAATTAAATAAACCCATCACCGGCAAAACCGGTAACGGGTTTTCTAACTAAACTTAACTATACTAGTAATCCGGATTTTGTACCAATTCCGGGTTCGCATCTAATGCAGTTTGCGGAATTGGGAAAATCAGACATTTTTCCGGGGTTACGTCTTTCCACCCAGGAATTTCATCAAGGAATGTTCCGAAGCGAATCATATCCTGACGCGCTGAAATCTCCCATGCTAATTCAAAACGACGTTCTTTGTATACATCGTCCAAGGTAACACTTGAGTACAATTTATCAGCACTATCAAATGCACGTGCTCTTAATAAGTTTATCAAACGGGTAGCTTCTGCATTATCCTCATCCATACGAACCAAAGCTTCAGCTTTCATTAAATAAATGTCAGCCAACCTGAAAATAGCCATATCATTTTCCATATCTCCGTTCAAACCACTTTCAAAATCCCATTTTGAGCAGCGTGCTCCTTCTTCCTGCTCAACCTGTCCCCAACCATCTTCATCAAGGTTATATTTTATCTCAATGTCAATGGTATGAATTAATTCGCGACCATGAGCAGTTATAAGAACTGAACCATCAGTATCGTACATTGGTCCTATTAAAAATGACCAATCAACACGCTTGTCATCTTCATCAAAATCTTTAACATACTGAGGCATAGCACTAACACCATTCCATGTTCCCACGTTTAGGTTTAGAGGAATCGGATCTAAATAGTGCAATGTTCTTTTATGAATATGATTTCCCTCGTCGGCAGTACTAAAAACTATTGGGAAAATTATCTCTTTCGAGTTTTGGTTTTGAACTACAAAGCTGGCTTTAAAATTAGGCTCCAGCACATAATCCATTCCCATAACCTCATCGCAGGCATCAATACATTCCTGCCATTTAGGGCCGCCTTCAGGATACCAAACTTCTGCATTTAAATACATTTTTGCCAAAAGCGTATTCACCACTCCCTTGGTAACTTTACCATAACTTGCTGCAGTTACATCATCCCGAACGATGTCTTTAATGGCATTCAACTCACTTAAAACGAACTGGTAAACATTCGTTCTTGATTCGGTTGCCGGATTTGACGTGTCGTTAAAATCGGTTACAATCGGAACGTTTCCGTAATAGTCGAGCAGCAAGTAATACCAAAATGCGCGCACGCCTCTAATTTCTGCAAGGATTTGTTCTTTATCGGTAATACTCTCGTTTTCCTCAATCATCGAGTAAATTTTATTACAGCTAGAGATACTTTCCATTGCTGAATTGTAAGAGTCGCGAACTAAACTGGTATTAGGAGTCCAGGTGTGTAGTCTTAATTCTTTATATTGTCCACCATCCCACCAGTCGCCTCCTTTTCGTGTGGGAGTAATTGCCATATCGGCAGAGCACTCGCTTAACAGAAAATAATTGCCAGGAAATACACCTTTAAGTGTACGGTATATTGGGGCAATAAGAGAGTTAATTTGCAATTCAGTATTTCCAAACTCATCTACCGGCAGTTTATCAAATACTTCTTCGTCAAGATCAGTACATCCTTGATATAAAAATGAAAGAAAGAAGACGAAAACAAGTGATAATATTTTTGTTTTTTTCATAATTCAAAATTATTTAGGTTAAAAGCTGATGTTTACTCCCAAGGAAACTGTCCTTGATTTTGGATAATATTCACGACCTTCAACTCCAGGATCGAGGCCTGCCATTTCAACTTCCGGATCTAAACCGGTGTAATTGGTTATAGTAAACAGGTTTTGTCCGGTAACATATACCCTCAGTTTTCTGATATACTCAATTTTAGACACGTCGAAACTATAACTCAGGCTCAAATTGTCTAATTTAAGGAAGGACCCTTTTTCGATGTAATAGCTACAATATTTTGGGTTATCGGCCAAACCAATAGTTAACGCATCGTGTAACACATTTGCTCCGGGTAACCACTGTGTGGTAGCATACGACATTTTTGAGAAGTTCAACAGGTCGTTTCCATAAACTCCCCTAAAAAAGAAGTTCAATTCCCAGTTTTTATAATTGATGATATTGGAAATACCGTAAGTTAATTTGGGTTGAGCCGACCCGATATAAGTACGGTCGTCGTTGGTTAATCCTGGTTCTCCGTCAATCATATCATCCATAATGTACATTCCATCCTCGTCAAGACCTTCGCAAAGCCAACCATAGAATGTTCCCACTTCTTTACCTTCTTCAACAATATGAGTTGTATTACTAGAACCACCGCGAATCCATGCATCACCAGTTAAAATTGAGCTGGTTGAAAATTCATCGTTTGATAGTTTTGTGATTTTATTTTTATTGTGAGCCAGGTTTATTGAGGTAGTCCACCTAAAATCGTTTTTACGAATAATATCTCCGCTAATCAGGAATTCAAAGCCTTTGTTTGACATTGTTCCCACATTGGCTAACATATCAGGATAAAGATACGGTGGCACCGGAACCTGGTAAGTATATAACAAATCTGAGGTTTTCTTATTATAGTATTCAATGGTACCATTTATCCGGCTATTCAGAATATTGTAATCCAAACCAATATTAAACATTGATGTTTCTTCCCACTTCAGGTTTTCGTTAGCATTCTGGCTAATCTGATATGCTCTGTACCATTTTCCATTGTCGTAATACTGCCCCTCGCTACCATAAAGCTCTAAAGATTTGTACGGATCAATTCCGTCCTGATTTCCTGATATACCATAACCAACACGAAGTTTTAAATCATCTAAAAAATCAGCTCCTTGCATAAACGATTCTTCGTTAATTCGCCACGCTGCTGAAACCGAAGGGAATGTTGCCCATTTGTGATTATCTCCAAACTTAGACGAACCATCATAACGAAATGAAGCTGTAAAAATATACTTCATCTTATAGTTATAATTTACCCTTCCAAAAAACGAAACAAGCTTATTCATATTCGCTCCTGACCAAACATCAGATGGACGAAGATTTTCTCCTGCCCCTAAATTATCATATCCAAAAAAGTCGGTTACAAATTGTCTGTTTTGTGCACCTGAATTTTGGTATTCGTTTTTTTCGTAAGAATAACCAGCCAACAATCCAATTTTGTGATCATTAATTGATTTTTGATAGTTCAAAGTAGTTTCCAGCAAGTTTTTATCCGCGGTCCAGCCTTCGCGTTTAGCATATCCCTGGTCGTTACGTCCTCTTTCTGTTTCCGAGTTGTAATATTGACCATAATCGTTTGTTTCTCTTTGCTTGTGTAATTTTACACCTGCAGTCAGTCCTTCAACCAAATCTAACTGTACATCAACATTTCCGAAATAAAGATTTCGCTTATTCAGTTGACTATTATATTCGATATTACGCACCGGGTTTCCCTGGTCATATTCCTGTGTATCGAACCATGTACCGTCGTCATATTTTACAGGAGCAACCGGAATCATATTGTATGCCAATACAAAATTACGGGTATCGGTTGGTGAGTAATCACGGGTGGTAATAGCACCGGTAAACGCAACATTTAATTTATCGCCCAACGCTTTTTGGTTGAAAGAGAAACGTGCATTGAAACGTTCCATCTCGTTATCGTTTACAACTCCTTTTTGATCGAGGTAAGAGATTGATGCCCGATAATTACTGGTTTTACCACCACCTGAGAATGAAAAGTTATGGTTTTGGCTGATTCCTGTTCGCATAATTTCATCAAACCAATCTGTATTTGCCCCCAAATCAAGCCCTTCCGTATCAATTCCATTGGCTGAGGTATAATCGCGCCATTCTTGAGCAGTAAGCACATCGGGAACATTTGTTACCGTACTGGCCGCCATGTAACCATCGTATTCAATTATACTTTCATTATTTTTTCCCTTTTTAGTGGTGATCAGGATTACTCCACTGGCTGAACGCGAACCGTAAATAGCGGCAGCAGAAGCATCTTTCAAAACACTAATTGATTCAATATCCTGAGGAGCTACAGATGACATACTTAATCCCGGAACACCGTCGATTACAATAAACGGCTGGCTACTTCCGGTTAGCGAAGATGTACCCCGCAAACGGATTGTTTGTTCGGAGGTTACATCGCCACTTCCCAAAGTAATGGAAAGACCAGCAACTTTACCTTTTAACAAATCTACGGCATCCTGGGTCAGGCCCTTGTTAAAATCCTTTTCCGATACGTTACTGATAGATCCGGTAACTTCACGTTTCTGTTGGGTTCCATAACCGATTGCCACCACTTCGTCAAGTTGCATAACATCTTCCTGCAAGGTGATGTTAAATAACGATTGTGTACCTATTATAACTTCTTGTGTTTGAAATCCCACAAAAGAAAATAAAAGTTTCGTTGCATCTGTAGGAACATTTAACTCGAAGGTACCATCAGCATCAGTAACAGTTCCGATGGTAGTTCCTTCAACAACAACCGACACGCCGGGGATTGGGCCTCCGTCGGCATCGTTTACAACTCCCGAAATAGTTTTAGCCTGTTGGTCAAGAATTTTATCAAGTGTTTCCGATTTATTCATAATCGCAATTTGGCGATCGCTTATCGCATAGGTAAGGTTCGTTTCGTTCAATGCCTGTTCCAGCACATTCTGAACCGACTCGCTACTAACTTTCACATTTACACGACGGTTAGGATTTACAATGTCGTCAGAATAAACAATTATAA harbors:
- a CDS encoding acyl-ACP thioesterase domain-containing protein — its product is MKHKQELTTKSYFVSRFRELSTSFLFWQMQDIAWEHAEKLGLGFDNLQKEKQFWVLSRLLVKIKRRPQWGEKFTVETWPAGIDGLLALRDIHFIDANGESIIKATTSWLVLDQKTKRIVKLELGSIPLHEERVLETNAGKVKPVKSEEEVFFSPVLFNEIDVNQHFNSGRYLERIIDSYDFDFHEQNELTEFEVNFVKEGIQNDRLGIKKQILDKNNHICSVVRESDGADLIRARLVWSPRKQT
- a CDS encoding TonB-dependent receptor; this translates as MRLATILILTTFFAASANSYSQTAKFSMQLNDVTLKQVFHEIEKSSDFIIVYSDDIVNPNRRVNVKVSSESVQNVLEQALNETNLTYAISDRQIAIMNKSETLDKILDQQAKTISGVVNDADGGPIPGVSVVVEGTTIGTVTDADGTFELNVPTDATKLLFSFVGFQTQEVIIGTQSLFNITLQEDVMQLDEVVAIGYGTQQKREVTGSISNVSEKDFNKGLTQDAVDLLKGKVAGLSITLGSGDVTSEQTIRLRGTSSLTGSSQPFIVIDGVPGLSMSSVAPQDIESISVLKDASAAAIYGSRSASGVILITTKKGKNNESIIEYDGYMAASTVTNVPDVLTAQEWRDYTSANGIDTEGLDLGANTDWFDEIMRTGISQNHNFSFSGGGKTSNYRASISYLDQKGVVNDNEMERFNARFSFNQKALGDKLNVAFTGAITTRDYSPTDTRNFVLAYNMIPVAPVKYDDGTWFDTQEYDQGNPVRNIEYNSQLNKRNLYFGNVDVQLDLVEGLTAGVKLHKQRETNDYGQYYNSETERGRNDQGYAKREGWTADKNLLETTLNYQKSINDHKIGLLAGYSYEKNEYQNSGAQNRQFVTDFFGYDNLGAGENLRPSDVWSGANMNKLVSFFGRVNYNYKMKYIFTASFRYDGSSKFGDNHKWATFPSVSAAWRINEESFMQGADFLDDLKLRVGYGISGNQDGIDPYKSLELYGSEGQYYDNGKWYRAYQISQNANENLKWEETSMFNIGLDYNILNSRINGTIEYYNKKTSDLLYTYQVPVPPYLYPDMLANVGTMSNKGFEFLISGDIIRKNDFRWTTSINLAHNKNKITKLSNDEFSTSSILTGDAWIRGGSSNTTHIVEEGKEVGTFYGWLCEGLDEDGMYIMDDMIDGEPGLTNDDRTYIGSAQPKLTYGISNIINYKNWELNFFFRGVYGNDLLNFSKMSYATTQWLPGANVLHDALTIGLADNPKYCSYYIEKGSFLKLDNLSLSYSFDVSKIEYIRKLRVYVTGQNLFTITNYTGLDPEVEMAGLDPGVEGREYYPKSRTVSLGVNISF
- a CDS encoding glycoside hydrolase family 97 protein — its product is MKRLLLIFVLAVGTFFSQAEEITSPNGKMKLTFDLTNGTPVYQLQLEDKTIIKSSKLGLELRDAESLLSGFTVSDSKTSTFDETWKPVWGEQSEIRNHYNELEVTLYQSATNRKMIIRFRVFNDGIGFRYEFPEQENLVYFVVKDERTEFAMDGDHTAFWIPGDYDTQEYDYTKSKLSEIRGLMEKAITPNTSQTPISATAVQTALMMKTDGGYYINLHEAALKDYSCMHLELDDKKMVFKSVLTPDAQGNMAYMQAPCTTPWRTVIAGKKAGDILLSNITLNLNEPCAYENTDWIKPVKYVGVWWEMITGKSSWAYTNVPSVKLGETDYSKTTPNGIHAANTEEVKKYIDFAAENGLDAVLVEGWNEGWEDWFNKSKDFVFDFVTPYPDFDVAELRDYAKSKNVHLMMHHETSSSVRNYERHLDTAYQFMANNNYNSVKSGYVGDIIPRGEYHYGQWMVNHYLYAVKKAADYKIMVNAHEAVRPTGLCRTYPNLIGNESARGTEYEAFGGNHVDHTTILPFTRLIGGPMDYTPGIFETHVSVYNPDNNSQVRTTIARQLALYVTMYSPLQMAADLPTTYEKYMDAFQFIKDVALDWDKSLVLEAEPGDYITYARKEKGSENWFVGRTNDEEARTSEISFDFLNPDQKYIATVYADAKDADWKTNPQAYEINKYVVSSKSGLKQQCAPGGGYAISIIPANDKSELKGLKKL
- a CDS encoding RagB/SusD family nutrient uptake outer membrane protein produces the protein MKKTKILSLVFVFFLSFLYQGCTDLDEEVFDKLPVDEFGNTELQINSLIAPIYRTLKGVFPGNYFLLSECSADMAITPTRKGGDWWDGGQYKELRLHTWTPNTSLVRDSYNSAMESISSCNKIYSMIEENESITDKEQILAEIRGVRAFWYYLLLDYYGNVPIVTDFNDTSNPATESRTNVYQFVLSELNAIKDIVRDDVTAASYGKVTKGVVNTLLAKMYLNAEVWYPEGGPKWQECIDACDEVMGMDYVLEPNFKASFVVQNQNSKEIIFPIVFSTADEGNHIHKRTLHYLDPIPLNLNVGTWNGVSAMPQYVKDFDEDDKRVDWSFLIGPMYDTDGSVLITAHGRELIHTIDIEIKYNLDEDGWGQVEQEEGARCSKWDFESGLNGDMENDMAIFRLADIYLMKAEALVRMDEDNAEATRLINLLRARAFDSADKLYSSVTLDDVYKERRFELAWEISARQDMIRFGTFLDEIPGWKDVTPEKCLIFPIPQTALDANPELVQNPDY